A genomic window from Alphaproteobacteria bacterium includes:
- a CDS encoding biopolymer transporter ExbD: MAGPLVSRRGRENYKPLYEINVTPFVDVMLVLLIVFMVTAPLMNVGVPVDLPSTSSAVLTDQVEPLVVSVNAKNEIYIQETQVALEELVPRLLAITENKDDTKIFVRGDEALLYGRVMEIMGHISAAGFKKVTLVAQMPQNKVSAKPNTASKAKQE, translated from the coding sequence ATGGCAGGACCTTTAGTAAGCCGTCGTGGCAGAGAAAATTATAAGCCATTATACGAGATCAACGTCACCCCTTTTGTTGACGTCATGTTGGTATTACTTATCGTTTTTATGGTTACTGCCCCATTAATGAATGTAGGCGTCCCTGTTGATTTGCCGAGCACAAGTAGCGCTGTGTTAACAGATCAAGTTGAACCATTGGTTGTCTCCGTCAATGCAAAGAACGAAATTTACATTCAAGAAACGCAAGTGGCTTTAGAAGAACTCGTCCCAAGATTATTAGCAATTACCGAAAATAAAGACGATACCAAAATATTTGTACGAGGGGATGAAGCCCTACTTTATGGTCGTGTTATGGAAATTATGGGGCATATCAGTGCTGCAGGTTTTAAAAAAGTAACCTTGGTCGCGCAAATGCCTCAAAATAAAGTGAGTGCAAAACCTAATACAGCATCAAAAGCTAAGCAAGAATAA